In Pseudoalteromonas sp. '520P1 No. 423', the following proteins share a genomic window:
- a CDS encoding SPFH domain-containing protein, with protein sequence MKEKDGFSLNGYIAVLSIVIISIFALASAVNNPAWLLLLGIDAACLLGLFMVQPNQGRVLMLFGSYVGTVKAPGLRWTIPFFIRKNISLRLRNFESSRIKVNDAHGNPIEIATVVVWSVKDTYDATFEVDDYAMFVNIQSEAALRNMSSRYPYDQQDSKETALRSDPEIVSEALKVEIQDRLNKAGVKIHEARISHLAYAPEIASAMLQRQQASAIIAARQKIVDGAVGMVDMALTQLSQREIVELDEERKAAMVSNLLVVLCSERNTQPVVNAGSLY encoded by the coding sequence ATGAAAGAAAAAGATGGATTCTCACTCAATGGTTATATTGCGGTTTTAAGTATTGTTATAATTTCTATTTTTGCCTTGGCAAGCGCAGTTAACAACCCTGCCTGGCTATTATTACTAGGTATTGATGCAGCCTGTTTATTAGGTTTATTTATGGTTCAGCCAAACCAAGGGCGCGTATTAATGTTATTCGGCAGTTATGTTGGTACTGTTAAAGCGCCAGGGTTAAGATGGACAATTCCTTTTTTTATCCGAAAAAATATATCATTAAGATTAAGAAACTTTGAAAGTAGCCGAATTAAAGTTAATGATGCTCATGGTAACCCAATAGAAATAGCCACAGTGGTTGTTTGGTCAGTAAAAGATACATACGATGCCACATTTGAAGTTGATGATTACGCCATGTTTGTGAACATTCAAAGTGAAGCTGCACTGAGAAATATGTCTAGCCGATATCCATATGATCAGCAAGATAGCAAAGAAACAGCATTAAGAAGTGATCCTGAAATTGTATCTGAAGCACTCAAAGTTGAAATACAAGATAGATTAAATAAGGCGGGTGTGAAAATTCATGAAGCACGAATAAGTCATTTAGCGTATGCGCCAGAAATCGCAAGCGCCATGTTACAACGCCAGCAAGCATCTGCGATCATTGCTGCGAGACAAAAAATTGTTGATGGTGCGGTTGGTATGGTAGATATGGCACTGACACAATTATCACAACGAGAAATTGTTGAACTCGATGAAGAACGTAAAGCCGCTATGGTGAGTAATTTACTAGTTGTATTATGTAGTGAAAGAAATACGCAACCTGTTGTTAATGCAGGCTCTCTTTATTAA